Part of the Geoalkalibacter ferrihydriticus DSM 17813 genome is shown below.
GCCTACCTGGCGCTGCTGCTCCTGGGAACCGAGTCGTTTCTGTTGCTCTCTGTGTTCTGGATTCTTGGCGGGGTGGCCGCCCATCTGGTCGGATTTGGACTAGGGCGACGACTGAAAGCTTTGCGCATCTAGAATATAGGATTTGACGAGTTACACAAAAAAAGGGCAGGTGCCGGCGGCATCTGCCCTTTTTTTGTGGAGGTGGCCTCTATTAATGGGCGTGCTCGCCATGAACTACGGCGACGATCCCTTCAACGAAGTGAACATATTGGACATAGGCTTCGACAAATTCACGGCCGACCTCAACGCTCTCATCAGCACGTTTGCGAAGTTCCAGGGCATGGGCAAAGCGGCTGCGCATTTCCTTGGCCACATGGGACGAAATGGCATCGGCCAGCTCATCAACAGACCCTTTTTCAAGAGCCAGATCCGCCTTGGCGATTGGCGCCTCAATGGTGCCGGCCGGTTTAATGCCGGTATAGGGCGCTCCTTCGCCAGCACGGTGAACGCGTACCAGGGTTTCGAAGAAATACAGATCGGCCAGCTCCTGTGCCTGGGGCCCAAGTCCTCGAACCTGCAGGGTTTGCGCAAATGCCTGGCGCACCTCGTTTTCATACTCAGGCATGACCCACTTGAGAAGCGGGGTGATATCGCCTTTTTCGAGAGCAACCCTCGCTTCAGTGATGACCGGTCCATCCAGGGCATCACAGTGTGCAGCCGCCATCTGGGGAATCATAAATGCCAGTGTGCCGACCAGAACCGCCAGAAACTTTTTGCCAGACACTTTTTTCTTCATCACAGCCAATCTCCTTTTGATTGAATGGGCCAGGTGACCCTCGGTTAGGGATTTCGCGTCGCTCTGATAAGTAGACGCATCGTGGTTTTACAGGTTGAAACGCAGGAGCCGGCTAGTTTGTGACAGAAAGAATAGTATTAGGGCACACTCTTTCAAACCTGAATCAGTGAGAGGCCGGTCTGGCCCGGAATCCGCATTCCATGGGAAGTGGATGAGATTTTCAAG
Proteins encoded:
- a CDS encoding DUF6448 family protein, encoding MKKKVSGKKFLAVLVGTLAFMIPQMAAAHCDALDGPVITEARVALEKGDITPLLKWVMPEYENEVRQAFAQTLQVRGLGPQAQELADLYFFETLVRVHRAGEGAPYTGIKPAGTIEAPIAKADLALEKGSVDELADAISSHVAKEMRSRFAHALELRKRADESVEVGREFVEAYVQYVHFVEGIVAVVHGEHAH